A genomic stretch from Natronomonas gomsonensis includes:
- a CDS encoding SRPBCC family protein, with protein sequence MDTVEVTTVVYLPPEEVYEFLLGFQSYAEYSEHLTGVRQFGDGEPGTEYELDFSWWKLTYTARSRVTDVDPPNRIDWHIIKDIDAVGQWLVEPHASGEGTEVTMRIRYAPDSANGNALNLPRFVSLDWVVDKITPKVKSEAERVVRRIVADLEGDHRNVELEIETS encoded by the coding sequence GTGGACACCGTCGAGGTCACGACCGTCGTCTATCTCCCGCCGGAAGAGGTCTACGAGTTCCTGCTCGGCTTCCAAAGCTACGCGGAGTACTCCGAACATCTCACCGGAGTCAGGCAGTTCGGGGACGGTGAACCGGGGACCGAGTACGAACTCGACTTCTCGTGGTGGAAACTCACCTACACCGCACGCTCCCGCGTCACCGACGTCGACCCGCCGAACCGCATCGACTGGCACATCATCAAGGACATCGACGCCGTCGGCCAGTGGCTCGTCGAACCCCACGCAAGCGGGGAGGGAACGGAGGTGACGATGCGCATCAGATACGCGCCGGATTCCGCCAACGGAAACGCGTTGAACCTGCCGCGGTTCGTCTCGCTGGACTGGGTCGTCGACAAGATAACGCCGAAGGTGAAGTCGGAGGCCGAACGCGTCGTCCGACGCATCGTCGCCGACCTCGAAGGCGATCACCGGAACGTGGAACTAGAAATCGAAACGTCCTGA
- a CDS encoding halocyanin domain-containing protein: MSTNDMSRRGFMTAAAGTASVAAAAGTAAAQTEVPEFSGYLSEANLYSEDGVQDARGQEELTISVGAGDNGLAFDPATVWISPGTTITWEWTGEGGAHNVNTNEGAATLDSGDPVDEEGATYEYEFTEEDAGITEYRCIPHEPQGMRGGIAVGDDVSTIEVGGSEGPAIIIPDSALALTVATFIGLATTLGLGYFFMKYGGDYEE, translated from the coding sequence TTCATGACGGCAGCGGCGGGGACGGCCTCCGTTGCTGCCGCCGCGGGGACGGCTGCCGCACAGACGGAGGTTCCCGAGTTCAGCGGGTATCTCAGCGAAGCGAACCTCTACTCGGAGGACGGCGTTCAGGACGCCCGCGGACAGGAGGAACTGACGATTAGCGTCGGCGCGGGCGACAACGGACTGGCGTTCGACCCCGCGACGGTGTGGATTTCGCCCGGAACGACGATAACGTGGGAGTGGACCGGCGAAGGCGGCGCCCACAACGTCAACACCAACGAGGGAGCGGCCACACTCGACAGCGGGGACCCCGTCGACGAGGAAGGGGCGACCTACGAGTACGAGTTCACCGAAGAGGACGCTGGTATCACGGAGTACCGCTGTATTCCTCACGAACCGCAAGGCATGCGAGGTGGCATCGCCGTCGGTGACGATGTCTCGACCATCGAGGTCGGCGGCAGCGAAGGGCCAGCCATCATCATTCCCGACAGCGCGTTGGCGCTGACTGTCGCGACGTTCATCGGGCTGGCGACGACGCTCGGACTCGGCTACTTCTTCATGAAATATGGAGGAGACTACGAGGAATAA